In one Thermaerobacter sp. PB12/4term genomic region, the following are encoded:
- a CDS encoding GNAT family N-acetyltransferase, producing MAVNSMPSKPPQGTRVTVRPAEPRDFEAVTRLLEELGRPAVPPEAEAAAREVYLRHLHRPDTASLVAELDGRVVGFMSLEFRDRLNQLRPQAWIPDLIVTESARGLGIGKALLQRGMELARERNCWSITLESGHHRKVAHQLYRAVGMRDEGLFFRLHF from the coding sequence ATGGCCGTCAATTCGATGCCGTCGAAGCCGCCGCAGGGCACCCGGGTGACCGTCCGCCCGGCCGAGCCCCGTGACTTTGAGGCCGTCACCCGCCTGCTGGAGGAACTGGGCCGCCCCGCCGTGCCCCCCGAGGCCGAGGCGGCGGCGCGGGAGGTCTACCTGCGCCACCTGCACCGCCCCGACACGGCCTCCCTGGTGGCCGAACTGGACGGGCGCGTGGTCGGCTTCATGTCCCTGGAGTTCCGCGACCGGCTGAATCAGCTGCGGCCCCAGGCCTGGATTCCCGACCTGATCGTCACGGAATCGGCCCGCGGCTTGGGCATCGGCAAGGCCCTGCTCCAGCGCGGCATGGAACTGGCCCGGGAGCGCAACTGCTGGAGCATCACCCTGGAATCCGGCCACCACCGCAAGGTGGCCCACCAGCTCTACCGTGCGGTGGGAATGCGGGACGAGGGCCTGTTCTTCCGGCTGCATTTCTGA
- a CDS encoding acyl-CoA dehydrogenase family protein, with the protein MAGLDYYRVADLFSPEERLIQEEARRFLEAEAAPHIARWWEEGTFPRHLIPRFGELGFLGSNLPEEYGGAGAGNVAYGLIMYELERIDSGLRSFVSVQSSLVMYPIYRYGSEEQKREYLPRLARGEIVGCFGLTEPDGGSDPGSMKTRARKDGSSYVITGRKMWITNGNIADIAVIWARDDEGVIRGFIVPTDTPGFRAREIQHKMSLRASVTSELILDEVRVDAAQMLPEARGLGAALSCLTQARYGITWGAAGVIDAVFHEALEFARHRVTFGRPIAERQLVQAKLVEMVQAHTQALLMSWRLGKLKDEDKLTYAQVSLAKRSNVRAALQAARSAREILGGSGITLEYAAIRHMLNLETVDTYEGTYDIHTLIVGRDVTGLGAF; encoded by the coding sequence TTGGCAGGCCTGGACTACTACCGCGTCGCCGACCTCTTCTCCCCCGAGGAGCGCCTGATCCAGGAGGAGGCCCGCCGCTTCCTGGAGGCCGAGGCGGCGCCCCACATCGCCCGCTGGTGGGAGGAGGGGACCTTCCCCCGCCACCTGATCCCCCGCTTCGGGGAGCTCGGGTTCCTCGGGTCGAACCTGCCCGAAGAGTACGGCGGTGCCGGGGCCGGCAACGTGGCCTACGGCCTCATCATGTACGAACTGGAGCGCATCGACTCGGGCCTGCGCAGCTTCGTCAGCGTGCAGAGCTCGCTGGTGATGTACCCCATCTACCGCTACGGCTCCGAGGAACAGAAGCGGGAGTACCTGCCCCGGCTGGCGCGGGGGGAGATCGTCGGCTGCTTCGGGCTGACGGAGCCCGACGGCGGCTCGGACCCCGGCTCCATGAAGACCCGGGCGCGGAAGGACGGTTCGTCCTACGTGATCACCGGGCGCAAGATGTGGATCACCAACGGCAACATCGCCGACATCGCCGTGATCTGGGCCCGGGACGACGAGGGCGTGATCCGGGGCTTCATTGTGCCCACGGACACCCCGGGCTTCCGGGCGCGGGAGATCCAGCACAAGATGAGCCTCCGGGCTTCGGTGACCTCGGAGCTCATTCTCGATGAGGTACGGGTCGACGCCGCCCAGATGCTGCCCGAGGCCCGGGGCCTGGGCGCCGCCCTGAGCTGCCTGACCCAGGCCCGGTACGGCATCACCTGGGGCGCGGCGGGGGTGATCGACGCCGTCTTCCACGAGGCGCTGGAGTTCGCCCGGCACCGGGTCACCTTCGGCCGGCCCATCGCCGAGCGGCAGCTGGTGCAGGCCAAGCTGGTGGAGATGGTCCAGGCCCACACCCAGGCGCTCCTCATGTCCTGGCGGCTCGGCAAGCTCAAGGACGAGGACAAGCTGACCTACGCCCAGGTGTCCCTGGCCAAGCGCAGCAACGTGCGGGCGGCGCTGCAGGCGGCCCGCTCGGCCCGCGAGATCCTGGGCGGCAGCGGCATCACCCTGGAGTACGCGGCGATCCGCCACATGCTGAACCTGGAGACGGTGGACACCTACGAGGGCACCTACGACATCCACACGCTGATCGTGGGGCGCGACGTGACGGGCCTGGGGGCCTTCTGA
- a CDS encoding alpha/beta hydrolase, which yields MTTFDRLASRVFDLYERQQYRQALDLLDREGAAHPEQAWHIGYWRVCLLTRLSDGEAALTHLEQLLDQGLWIPVTWLRTDPDLAGLQGHPRFERAVAVCEQRQIEAQRMVVLRRVLLCPEGTALRPEDAALSQGSGSAPPGRSSAPVLIALHGNAENAARAAGCWRFVASRGWALLVPQSTQVMGPDAYHWDDLDRGAQDVLYHYRSMLDDAAAPGTSLDPERLVLAGFSRGAALALHLALSGVLPARGVIALAPHLRDWSYMEGLLEPSPRNPRLRAYFWAGSRDERAVRMIEDVTRWMEAAGLTVQVEIVQGDGHFYPPDLEARIGPLLATWR from the coding sequence GTGACGACCTTCGACCGGCTGGCATCCCGGGTGTTCGATCTCTACGAGCGCCAGCAATACCGGCAGGCCCTGGATCTCCTTGACAGGGAGGGGGCCGCTCACCCGGAACAGGCCTGGCACATCGGGTATTGGCGGGTTTGTCTGCTGACGCGCCTGAGCGACGGGGAGGCCGCGTTGACCCATTTGGAGCAACTGCTCGACCAGGGCCTGTGGATTCCCGTGACATGGTTGCGCACCGACCCCGACCTGGCCGGGCTTCAGGGCCACCCGCGCTTCGAGCGGGCGGTGGCGGTGTGCGAGCAACGTCAGATCGAAGCGCAACGAATGGTCGTGCTGCGGCGCGTCCTCCTGTGCCCCGAGGGAACCGCTCTACGTCCCGAAGATGCCGCGCTGAGCCAGGGCAGCGGGTCCGCCCCGCCGGGCAGGAGTTCCGCTCCGGTCCTCATCGCGCTGCACGGCAACGCCGAGAACGCCGCCAGGGCGGCGGGTTGCTGGCGCTTCGTGGCCTCCCGGGGATGGGCCCTTCTGGTCCCCCAGTCGACCCAGGTCATGGGTCCGGATGCCTATCACTGGGACGATCTCGACCGAGGTGCACAGGATGTCCTGTACCATTACCGGTCGATGCTCGACGATGCGGCTGCACCGGGGACTTCCCTCGATCCCGAGCGGCTGGTGCTGGCGGGGTTCTCCCGAGGTGCAGCCCTTGCCCTCCACCTCGCCCTGTCGGGGGTCCTGCCTGCCCGGGGTGTCATCGCCCTTGCGCCTCACCTGAGGGATTGGAGCTACATGGAAGGACTTCTGGAGCCAAGCCCTCGCAACCCACGCCTCCGGGCCTACTTCTGGGCCGGGTCTCGGGACGAACGGGCCGTCCGCATGATTGAGGACGTGACCAGGTGGATGGAGGCGGCGGGCCTCACGGTACAGGTCGAGATCGTCCAGGGGGACGGGCACTTCTATCCACCCGATCTGGAGGCGCGCATCGGACCGCTGCTCGCCACATGGCGGTAA
- a CDS encoding alanine--glyoxylate aminotransferase family protein yields the protein MDPNLLAFARRLEERLVFTPGPTEVSPRVREAMALPVANSDLDPDFAALYRATCAGLQELLHTRSDVLILAGEGLLGLEAAIASLVEPGDRVLALANGLYGHGFADFARDYGAEVTVFEAPDRQPLDPDALRRFLRDQKPFKVATLVHCETPTGLTNPVDRILPVLHEHGILTVVDSVSAIAAEPLEVDAWHADVVLGGSQKALSAPPGLAFLSVSPAAWEAMARRRTPIRGVYLNLRLWKDLWLDKGEFPYTPSTSDVYALYAAVAAALEEGEAARLARHQRLARAIRAAGEAAGLELYPAPQAAARSVTAWLIPGALRPREQEIRRFMWEEHSVLMAGSWGDAAGRIWRAGHMGENARPEKGERFVRTLTATLRHFGWNPPGDPVEAYRAALAGEGGGESS from the coding sequence ATGGACCCGAACCTGCTCGCCTTCGCCCGCCGCCTGGAAGAGCGGCTCGTCTTCACCCCCGGCCCCACGGAGGTCTCGCCCCGCGTCCGGGAGGCCATGGCCCTGCCCGTGGCCAACTCGGACCTCGACCCGGACTTCGCCGCCCTCTACCGCGCCACCTGCGCCGGGCTGCAGGAGCTCCTGCACACCCGGAGCGACGTGCTGATCCTGGCCGGCGAAGGCCTGCTGGGCCTGGAGGCCGCCATCGCCTCGCTGGTCGAACCCGGCGACCGCGTCCTCGCCCTGGCCAACGGCCTCTACGGTCACGGCTTCGCCGACTTCGCCCGGGACTACGGCGCCGAGGTCACCGTCTTCGAGGCCCCCGACCGCCAGCCCCTGGATCCGGACGCCCTGCGCCGGTTCCTCCGGGACCAGAAGCCCTTCAAGGTGGCCACGCTGGTCCACTGCGAGACGCCCACCGGGCTCACCAACCCCGTGGACCGGATCCTGCCCGTGCTCCACGAGCACGGCATCCTGACGGTGGTGGACAGCGTCTCCGCCATCGCCGCCGAGCCCCTGGAGGTCGACGCCTGGCACGCCGACGTGGTCCTGGGCGGCTCGCAGAAGGCCCTCTCCGCGCCGCCCGGCCTGGCGTTCCTGAGCGTGAGCCCCGCCGCCTGGGAGGCCATGGCCCGCCGCCGGACGCCCATCCGCGGCGTCTACCTGAACCTGCGGCTGTGGAAGGACCTCTGGCTGGACAAGGGCGAGTTCCCCTACACCCCCTCGACCTCCGATGTCTACGCCCTCTACGCGGCCGTCGCCGCCGCCCTGGAAGAAGGCGAGGCGGCACGCTTGGCCCGGCACCAGCGGCTGGCCCGCGCCATCCGGGCCGCTGGGGAGGCGGCCGGCCTCGAGCTGTACCCCGCGCCGCAGGCCGCCGCCCGCTCCGTCACCGCCTGGCTCATCCCCGGCGCCCTGCGCCCGCGGGAACAGGAGATCCGCCGCTTCATGTGGGAAGAACACAGCGTCCTCATGGCCGGCAGCTGGGGCGACGCCGCCGGGCGCATCTGGCGTGCCGGCCACATGGGCGAGAACGCCCGGCCCGAGAAGGGCGAGCGCTTCGTCCGGACCCTGACGGCCACCCTGCGGCACTTTGGGTGGAACCCGCCCGGCGACCCGGTGGAAGCGTACCGGGCCGCCCTTGCCGGCGAGGGCGGCGGTGAGAGCAGCTGA
- a CDS encoding type II toxin-antitoxin system HicB family antitoxin: protein MSKQIRIRYPFIVEQVEEEDGSVYWEAEVPDLPGCAAAGETLDELIETLAEMIDAWIESAKQRGQEIPEPSTVENYSGKVLLRMPPTLHRRLALMAKRNRISLNSQIVNALHYNIGRESAPRTYIHFESTPETTSSRPVYFRTKSITDYGHGGVIYSGRIRS, encoded by the coding sequence ATGAGTAAGCAAATCCGTATACGCTATCCGTTCATTGTGGAACAGGTGGAAGAAGAGGACGGTAGCGTGTATTGGGAAGCGGAGGTGCCCGACCTCCCCGGATGCGCTGCGGCCGGTGAAACACTCGACGAACTGATCGAAACGCTGGCCGAAATGATTGACGCCTGGATCGAATCGGCCAAACAGCGTGGGCAGGAGATTCCCGAGCCGAGTACCGTCGAAAACTATAGCGGAAAAGTCCTGCTAAGAATGCCGCCGACGCTGCATCGTCGCTTGGCGCTGATGGCGAAGCGAAACCGGATCAGCCTGAACTCTCAGATCGTAAACGCGCTCCATTACAACATTGGTCGGGAGTCTGCGCCGCGAACGTATATTCACTTCGAATCGACACCAGAAACTACATCTAGCCGGCCTGTTTACTTTCGGACCAAGAGTATTACGGACTATGGACATGGAGGCGTGATATACAGTGGCCGAATCCGCTCGTGA